In Methanosarcina siciliae T4/M, one genomic interval encodes:
- a CDS encoding YncE family protein, producing the protein MDSKNISTISIDTFSILHPSAAISNKAYRIYTFIRAFGITALLILILIGVAGAAPFAYVTNLGDYDQRGYYYDTNYNGTVPTHNVAVIDTATNNVTARVPVEGWPRDIAVNPAGTKVYVATPGFGPTISVIDIATNKVSATVNVGGYPMQVAVNPAGTKVYVTDRDSTNISVIDTATNTLMEQINVGMITRNVVISPDGKKIYVTNTFNNTTSVIDAITNKVTTTISVGDSPYEVAIAPDGNKVYVTNTDSNTISVIDTTAGNVTATVPVGDTPSDIAVSPDGKKAYVTISGNYNDSGNTVSVIDTVNNTVTATVPVGITPLGVAVTPDGKNVYVTNAKSDNVSVIDTDTDTVTATVNVGVHPTSVVIVPPTDSDMTVQSTEETSSSTEDMGVEETNISSSEEINAVELNNYSDENNSESGKDNGSNENEPSKNNSTPGFGLLGSLTCLSAGWKLGKR; encoded by the coding sequence ATGGATAGTAAAAATATATCAACGATATCTATTGACACATTTTCTATTCTACATCCATCTGCAGCAATATCTAATAAAGCATACAGAATATATACCTTCATAAGAGCTTTTGGAATAACTGCACTTCTGATTTTAATACTGATAGGTGTAGCAGGTGCGGCTCCATTTGCATATGTGACAAATCTGGGAGATTATGATCAGAGAGGTTATTATTACGATACGAATTATAATGGTACTGTTCCTACTCATAATGTCGCTGTAATTGACACAGCAACTAACAATGTTACAGCCAGAGTGCCTGTAGAAGGCTGGCCTAGAGATATTGCAGTCAACCCTGCAGGAACAAAGGTATATGTGGCAACTCCAGGATTCGGTCCAACTATCTCGGTAATTGACATAGCGACAAATAAGGTTAGTGCTACAGTGAATGTAGGAGGTTATCCTATGCAAGTTGCAGTCAACCCCGCAGGAACAAAAGTTTATGTGACAGACCGTGATAGCACCAATATCTCTGTAATTGACACAGCTACAAATACTTTAATGGAACAGATTAATGTGGGGATGATTACTCGTAATGTTGTCATTAGTCCTGACGGAAAAAAAATCTATGTTACGAACACTTTCAACAATACTACTTCTGTAATTGATGCAATTACAAACAAAGTTACAACCACTATATCTGTAGGAGACAGTCCTTATGAAGTTGCGATTGCTCCTGATGGAAATAAGGTGTACGTTACTAATACAGACAGCAACACTATTTCTGTAATCGACACAACTGCAGGCAATGTTACGGCCACCGTGCCCGTAGGAGATACCCCCAGTGATATTGCAGTCAGCCCTGATGGAAAAAAGGCATATGTGACAATCTCTGGTAACTACAATGATTCCGGTAACACTGTTTCTGTAATTGACACAGTAAATAACACTGTTACAGCCACAGTTCCTGTAGGAATTACTCCTTTAGGAGTTGCAGTCACACCAGACGGAAAAAATGTATATGTGACAAACGCCAAAAGCGACAATGTATCCGTAATTGACACAGACACGGACACTGTTACGGCTACGGTGAATGTAGGAGTCCACCCTACTAGTGTTGTAATTGTACCTCCTACAGATTCTGATATGACTGTCCAAAGCACAGAGGAAACCTCCAGTTCAACTGAAGATATGGGAGTTGAAGAAACTAATATTTCTTCATCTGAAGAAATAAACGCTGTCGAACTAAATAATTACAGCGATGAAAATAATTCTGAATCTGGTAAGGATAATGGCTCAAATGAAAATGAACCGAGCAAAAATAATTCTACGCCAGGCTTCGGATTATTGGGAAGCCTGACCTGCCTGTCTGCAGGGTGGAAACTTGGGAAAAGGTAA
- a CDS encoding 50S ribosomal protein L30 yields MYAVVRMRGQVNVRYTIEDTMKMLRLHKVNHCVFLPENPHYKGMVQKVKDYVAYGKIDAEILAEVLENRGRLEGNTCLTEEYIRENTDYDSIQAFAEAVVEGKASLKDVPKLKPVFRLHPPRKGHAGIKRTVQQGGVLGNHDENINVLLHKMR; encoded by the coding sequence ATGTATGCAGTTGTGAGAATGAGAGGTCAGGTCAACGTACGCTATACGATTGAGGACACAATGAAGATGCTCCGCCTTCACAAGGTTAACCACTGCGTGTTTTTGCCGGAAAATCCTCACTACAAGGGTATGGTCCAGAAAGTGAAGGACTACGTTGCATACGGCAAGATTGATGCAGAAATCCTTGCAGAAGTCCTTGAAAACCGCGGAAGGCTTGAAGGCAACACCTGCCTTACAGAAGAATACATCCGTGAAAACACGGACTATGATTCCATACAGGCCTTTGCCGAAGCCGTTGTCGAGGGAAAAGCCTCCCTTAAGGATGTCCCCAAACTGAAGCCTGTTTTCAGGCTTCACCCGCCCAGAAAAGGGCACGCAGGGATTAAGAGGACAGTCCAGCAGGGCGGTGTACTCGGAAACCACGACGAAAATATCAACGTGCTTCTGCACAAGATGAGATAA
- a CDS encoding HVO_A0114 family putative DNA-binding protein, protein MTENSIDELMKWVISVDRRLILMQSMKKHTAVRASDIAHEASRSTQNISRALKELEDRGLIECLTPKKTTWKKYMLTDKGKTVLEKLEGKYL, encoded by the coding sequence ATGACTGAAAACTCAATAGACGAATTGATGAAGTGGGTTATCAGCGTTGACCGGCGTCTGATACTCATGCAATCCATGAAAAAGCATACTGCAGTAAGGGCTTCGGATATTGCCCATGAAGCAAGCAGGTCTACGCAAAATATCAGTCGCGCCTTAAAAGAGCTCGAGGACAGGGGTTTAATCGAATGCCTGACTCCCAAAAAAACTACCTGGAAAAAATACATGCTTACGGATAAAGGAAAAACGGTTCTGGAAAAGCTGGAGGGAAAATACCTTTAA
- a CDS encoding uL15m family ribosomal protein, translated as MDVKKFRGSRTCGGGTHKNRRGAGNRGGRGKAGGCKHHFVRAMMRGYSYGKHGFKRPDEVSRDVSIVNVGELDELAPYLVEEGLAEVMDGTYHINLENLGIEKVLGSGRVTKNLVITSEEFSVSAREKIENAGGSCIDAE; from the coding sequence ATGGATGTTAAGAAATTCAGAGGGTCCAGGACCTGCGGGGGCGGGACCCACAAAAACAGGCGTGGAGCCGGTAACCGTGGTGGCCGCGGGAAAGCAGGTGGCTGCAAACACCACTTCGTCAGAGCTATGATGCGTGGATACAGCTACGGAAAGCACGGTTTCAAGCGCCCTGATGAAGTATCCAGGGACGTTTCCATAGTAAATGTCGGAGAGCTTGATGAACTTGCTCCCTATCTTGTTGAAGAAGGGCTAGCAGAAGTTATGGACGGGACATACCACATCAACCTTGAAAACCTCGGAATCGAGAAGGTGCTTGGAAGCGGACGTGTCACAAAGAATCTTGTGATCACTTCAGAGGAGTTTTCCGTCTCTGCCCGTGAAAAAATCGAAAATGCTGGTGGAAGCTGCATCGATGCCGAATAA
- the secY gene encoding preprotein translocase subunit SecY, with amino-acid sequence MTLRDTLEPFFNKLPAVASPEKHVHFKDKLWWTLGVLVLYFALANVPLFGMSQDSVDLFESYRAFFAGASGSLVLLGIGPIVTASIVLQLLVGADIIKMDLSDPKDQAFFQGAQKFLVFVMIILEALPQLLGGYIQPDPGLASTLGVGLGVITLLLLIQIFLGGTLILFMDEVVSKWGIGSGVGLFIVAGISQQIVTGIFNWQLEQGLPVGLIPKWIYIAQNTGADYLFSGEGLMFLLVRGGILALLSTVTIFLLVVYVESTRIEIPLAHSSVRGARGRFPVKLIYASVLPMILVRALQANIQMIGIILASRGITFLGEFSGSKPLNGIMYYLAPIHDPYDWIPSLVQDSFASYGATAPAIWQIGLHVLVDAIMLIGGGIIFALFWIETTGMGAKPTAQKIFNSGMQIPGFRRNIGSIEKVMQRYIPKVTVIGGAFIGILTLIASLLGTLGSAGGTGLLLTVSIVYRLYEDIASEQMMEMHPMIRSFFGEQ; translated from the coding sequence ATGACTCTCAGGGATACCTTAGAACCGTTTTTTAATAAGTTACCTGCAGTAGCAAGTCCGGAAAAACACGTCCACTTCAAGGATAAACTCTGGTGGACTCTGGGAGTTCTGGTGCTGTACTTTGCTCTTGCAAATGTACCGCTCTTCGGGATGTCCCAGGATTCTGTTGACCTTTTTGAATCTTACCGTGCCTTTTTTGCCGGGGCTTCTGGATCTTTAGTCCTTCTCGGTATAGGGCCAATCGTCACTGCTTCTATTGTTCTGCAGCTTCTTGTTGGGGCAGATATTATTAAAATGGATCTTTCGGACCCCAAAGATCAGGCATTTTTCCAGGGAGCTCAGAAGTTTCTTGTCTTTGTCATGATCATACTGGAGGCCCTGCCGCAGCTTCTTGGCGGATACATCCAGCCGGACCCGGGGCTTGCTTCTACGCTTGGTGTAGGCCTGGGAGTGATCACTTTACTGCTCCTTATCCAGATCTTCCTCGGAGGCACGCTGATTCTCTTCATGGATGAAGTGGTTTCCAAGTGGGGTATCGGGTCAGGAGTCGGGCTGTTCATTGTTGCGGGAATTTCCCAGCAGATCGTTACAGGTATCTTTAACTGGCAGCTCGAACAAGGGCTTCCTGTCGGACTTATTCCCAAATGGATCTACATTGCCCAGAACACCGGAGCAGACTACCTCTTCTCCGGGGAAGGTCTGATGTTCCTGCTGGTCAGAGGCGGAATTCTCGCTCTCTTGAGCACGGTTACTATCTTCCTTCTCGTCGTATACGTGGAGAGTACGAGAATAGAAATCCCTCTCGCCCATAGTTCGGTCAGAGGGGCAAGGGGACGTTTTCCTGTCAAGCTCATCTATGCCTCGGTTCTGCCCATGATCCTTGTCAGGGCTCTTCAAGCTAACATTCAGATGATCGGGATCATCCTTGCCAGCAGGGGGATTACCTTCCTCGGAGAGTTCAGTGGCTCAAAGCCTTTGAACGGGATTATGTATTACCTGGCTCCCATCCACGACCCATATGACTGGATCCCGTCTCTCGTACAGGATTCCTTTGCAAGCTATGGGGCAACTGCTCCGGCAATCTGGCAGATCGGGCTTCACGTCTTGGTGGACGCTATTATGCTGATCGGAGGCGGGATTATCTTTGCTCTCTTCTGGATAGAGACTACAGGTATGGGTGCAAAGCCCACAGCCCAGAAGATCTTCAATTCAGGGATGCAGATCCCGGGTTTCAGGCGGAACATCGGCAGTATTGAAAAAGTTATGCAGCGTTACATTCCAAAGGTTACCGTTATAGGTGGAGCTTTCATTGGGATTCTTACCCTGATCGCAAGCTTGCTCGGTACGCTCGGAAGCGCCGGAGGTACAGGGCTTTTGCTTACTGTCAGTATCGTGTACCGTCTGTATGAGGATATCGCATCCGAACAGATGATGGAGATGCACCCGATGATCCGTTCCTTCTTCGGGGAGCAGTAA
- a CDS encoding 30S ribosomal protein S5 encodes MAFDQDWVPKTRLGKLVVEGQVASMDEAINSGLPIREPQIIDMLLPDLEDEVLDINMVQRMTDSGRRVKFRATVIVGNRNGYVGLGQAKDVQVGPAIRKAIDAAKLNITYIRRGCGSWECACGLPHTVPYEVTGKAGSVSVTLIPAPRGLGIAAGNTATKVLEKAGIKDVWTKTSGTTRTTLNFAKATYDALNQVNVVRLPVYYGKEEV; translated from the coding sequence ATGGCATTCGATCAGGATTGGGTTCCGAAGACCAGGCTTGGAAAATTAGTTGTTGAAGGACAGGTTGCTTCCATGGACGAGGCAATCAACTCAGGCCTGCCTATAAGGGAACCCCAGATAATTGATATGCTGCTTCCTGACCTGGAAGATGAGGTGCTTGACATCAACATGGTCCAGAGGATGACTGACTCAGGACGCCGTGTAAAGTTCAGAGCAACCGTTATCGTAGGAAACAGAAACGGCTATGTAGGGCTCGGACAGGCAAAGGATGTCCAGGTCGGGCCTGCAATCCGCAAGGCAATTGATGCTGCAAAGCTTAACATTACCTATATCCGCAGAGGCTGCGGTTCCTGGGAATGCGCCTGCGGGCTGCCGCATACCGTACCTTACGAGGTTACAGGAAAGGCAGGCAGTGTAAGTGTGACCCTCATCCCGGCCCCGAGAGGTCTCGGGATCGCCGCAGGAAACACTGCGACCAAGGTGCTCGAAAAAGCCGGCATCAAAGATGTGTGGACCAAGACCTCCGGGACTACAAGGACAACTCTCAATTTCGCAAAGGCTACCTATGATGCCCTTAACCAGGTCAACGTGGTAAGGCTGCCTGTCTACTACGGTAAGGAGGAAGTCTGA
- a CDS encoding beta-propeller fold lactonase family protein, which yields MKIKIIPTTEIAIFSSLLSSVATSNKVHKQLKIMKVLGITALMILILMGVVGAAPFAYITNYDSNNLSVIDTSTNKITATVDVGEHPSGVAISPDETKAYVVNSRSNTVSVINTTKNKVIATVKVGTYPQKIAVSPDGTKAYVTSFSNNTVSVINTTINKVTATVPVGNFPFGVAVSPDGKKVYVANSGGYSTNFTGTVSVIDTTANTVAATIPTGNNSLGVAISPGGKKVYVANMAGSSISIIDTISNAVVSTVKTGRNPKGVAVSPDGKKVYVAINPINSLTGAVDIIDTATNKVTATVPVGKAPSGIEVTQDGAKVYVVNYASHTVSVIDTSTNRVTDTVPVGKYPIEVAFGNFIDSNVTDPIITTNSTVTEDIKVGDIASPSSEEINAVELNNSKNNNSESDNGNSSNENESSKNNSTPGFGLLGSLVCLYGGWKLGKK from the coding sequence ATGAAAATTAAAATTATACCAACAACAGAGATTGCCATTTTTTCGAGTCTACTTTCATCTGTAGCTACATCCAATAAGGTACACAAGCAGCTTAAAATCATGAAAGTTTTAGGAATAACTGCACTTATGATTTTAATACTGATGGGTGTCGTAGGTGCAGCTCCATTTGCCTACATTACTAACTACGACAGTAATAATCTCTCTGTAATTGACACATCCACAAATAAGATTACAGCCACAGTAGATGTAGGAGAACATCCCTCTGGAGTTGCAATCAGTCCGGATGAAACAAAGGCATATGTTGTGAACTCACGTAGCAACACTGTATCTGTAATTAACACCACCAAAAATAAAGTTATAGCCACAGTGAAAGTAGGAACCTATCCTCAAAAAATTGCAGTAAGTCCGGATGGGACAAAGGCATACGTGACGAGTTTCAGCAACAACACTGTTTCTGTAATTAACACAACCATAAACAAAGTTACAGCCACAGTGCCTGTTGGAAACTTTCCTTTCGGAGTTGCCGTTAGCCCGGACGGGAAAAAGGTATATGTGGCGAATTCTGGCGGTTACTCAACTAACTTTACAGGCACAGTCTCTGTAATTGACACAACCGCAAACACTGTTGCAGCCACGATACCTACAGGAAATAATTCACTTGGGGTTGCAATCAGTCCGGGTGGGAAAAAGGTATATGTGGCGAATATGGCAGGCAGCAGTATTTCTATAATAGATACAATTTCAAATGCTGTTGTAAGTACGGTTAAAACAGGAAGAAATCCTAAGGGGGTAGCGGTCAGCCCGGATGGGAAAAAGGTATACGTAGCGATAAATCCCATCAATTCACTTACAGGTGCTGTTGATATTATTGATACAGCCACAAATAAGGTCACAGCCACTGTGCCTGTAGGAAAGGCACCTAGTGGAATTGAAGTCACCCAAGACGGAGCAAAGGTATATGTGGTGAATTACGCGAGCCACACTGTTTCTGTAATAGACACCTCTACAAACAGGGTTACAGACACAGTGCCTGTAGGAAAATATCCTATTGAAGTTGCCTTTGGGAACTTTATAGATTCTAATGTGACTGATCCGATTATAACAACAAACTCTACTGTAACTGAAGATATAAAAGTTGGAGATATAGCAAGTCCATCATCTGAAGAAATAAACGCTGTCGAACTCAATAATTCAAAAAATAATAATTCTGAATCTGATAATGGTAATAGCTCAAATGAAAATGAATCGAGCAAAAATAACTCCACTCCAGGTTTCGGATTATTGGGAAGCCTGGTCTGCCTGTATGGTGGATGGAAACTCGGGAAGAAGTAA
- a CDS encoding IS1634 family transposase: protein MPRSFQHGSITSFCKLQNSIRSNIPSGHYISCLLWEILRVCEEENYEGLKVTYGYSKDKRPDKKQIMSGMITNELGLPLYTETLDGNTADTVWLPDAMRHFRDLFGEMYSDSIFIADSKLVNKKNFGVLFDKTNPFSFISRCPEKFCSRIAEKTVSEAYSLNEWEYVGPCCKDEESKRATKYEVQGFDKIVHGNECRLVVFRKLDGDERLANESKKEREKIEEGIKKEFKKPFACEADARKAMDEFAKKYKPSLFNVTFEIQEETIEKRPKGRPSKSQQKLKITSEFYVKLKSLEQNKEKMEKRHQSLETVVLITNVPFDTKNNKEIFQLYKNQQVVETNFEELKKPSMFYRIFLEKPERIEALLMLLHVSLLVRVLMRITARENLKKENEPLRIDFGRSILKNPTAEKMLRLLSFHYIMTIDGKRVIITKNGKVDHLNKLLKLLGLNLESG from the coding sequence TTGCCCAGGTCTTTTCAGCATGGTAGTATCACAAGTTTTTGCAAACTTCAAAATTCCATTCGGTCGAATATTCCAAGTGGACACTACATCTCATGTTTACTATGGGAGATTCTAAGGGTTTGTGAAGAGGAAAATTATGAAGGTTTGAAGGTCACTTACGGTTATAGCAAAGATAAGCGTCCTGATAAAAAACAAATTATGAGCGGAATGATTACAAACGAATTAGGACTTCCTCTTTACACAGAAACACTTGATGGGAACACTGCTGATACTGTTTGGCTCCCAGATGCTATGCGCCATTTCAGGGATTTATTTGGTGAAATGTATAGTGATTCGATCTTCATAGCAGATTCGAAACTGGTGAATAAAAAGAATTTTGGAGTCCTTTTCGATAAAACAAATCCTTTCAGTTTCATCTCCAGGTGCCCAGAGAAATTCTGTTCCAGGATTGCAGAAAAGACTGTATCTGAGGCTTATTCGCTCAATGAATGGGAATACGTAGGACCTTGCTGTAAAGATGAAGAATCTAAAAGAGCAACAAAGTATGAAGTGCAAGGTTTTGATAAAATTGTTCATGGAAATGAATGTCGGTTAGTCGTTTTTAGAAAGCTTGATGGTGATGAAAGGTTAGCCAATGAAAGTAAAAAGGAACGAGAAAAAATTGAGGAAGGAATAAAGAAAGAGTTTAAAAAACCATTCGCTTGCGAAGCAGATGCCAGGAAAGCAATGGATGAATTTGCTAAGAAGTACAAACCCTCATTATTCAATGTCACATTTGAGATCCAAGAAGAAACAATTGAAAAAAGACCGAAAGGAAGACCCTCCAAGAGTCAACAAAAATTGAAAATCACCAGTGAATTTTACGTTAAACTCAAAAGCCTTGAGCAAAACAAGGAAAAAATGGAAAAGCGCCATCAGTCGTTGGAAACTGTAGTACTGATTACAAATGTTCCCTTCGATACAAAAAACAATAAGGAAATCTTTCAGTTATATAAAAACCAACAAGTTGTTGAAACGAACTTTGAAGAATTGAAAAAACCTTCTATGTTTTACAGGATATTTCTGGAAAAACCAGAACGTATTGAAGCATTGCTTATGCTGCTGCATGTTTCCTTATTAGTAAGGGTACTTATGAGGATTACAGCAAGAGAAAATCTGAAAAAGGAAAATGAGCCTTTACGTATTGATTTTGGGAGGTCTATCCTGAAAAACCCTACAGCAGAAAAAATGCTGAGGTTGCTTTCCTTCCATTATATCATGACTATAGATGGAAAGCGTGTGATTATCACAAAAAATGGAAAAGTAGATCACCTGAACAAGTTGCTAAAGCTACTGGGCTTGAATCTCGAGTCTGGGTGA
- a CDS encoding DUF4277 domain-containing protein, which produces MKNTSNCDNISEHLNTNEFPQTNTTPFTVLAPKHYLNQISFEAIINDNIQWDRDQWRVPPGTLALSIVLTPFFRADKRYPLCSVEEIVEFMDTELVFGKDYPHSYFNDDCLGLLLDRVHEAGCPGLFSMVVSQVFANFKIPFGRIFQVDTTSHVYYGRF; this is translated from the coding sequence ATGAAAAATACTTCCAACTGTGATAATATTTCCGAACACTTGAATACAAATGAATTTCCACAGACAAATACGACCCCATTCACAGTTTTGGCTCCTAAACATTATTTAAATCAAATTTCTTTTGAAGCCATTATCAATGACAACATCCAATGGGATCGAGATCAATGGAGAGTTCCGCCAGGAACTCTGGCACTGAGTATAGTGCTAACTCCTTTTTTTCGCGCAGATAAACGATATCCTTTATGCTCTGTTGAAGAGATTGTTGAATTCATGGATACTGAGCTTGTTTTTGGAAAAGATTATCCCCACTCATACTTCAATGATGATTGTTTAGGTCTGTTGCTGGATCGAGTTCATGAAGCAGGTTGCCCAGGTCTTTTCAGCATGGTAGTATCACAAGTTTTTGCAAACTTCAAAATTCCATTCGGTCGAATATTCCAAGTGGACACTACATCTCATGTTTACTATGGGAGATTCTAA
- a CDS encoding adenylate kinase, with protein MNIILFGPPGAGKGTQAKKLVDFYGIPQISTGDILRANVREGTELGLAAKAYMDKGELVPDRVLIGIIKNRLNEADCEKGFILDGYPRTVPQADALETILDEIEKPIDIVLNLEVPDEVLVGRISGRLMCKCGASYHIISNPPKKDNICDICGGEVFQRADDTAEAVQNRLNVYKKQTQPLTNYYKEKGILVTLDGTKDIDVVFEDLKAILAKFA; from the coding sequence ATGAATATAATACTCTTCGGGCCCCCGGGTGCCGGTAAAGGTACCCAGGCCAAAAAACTGGTTGATTTCTACGGAATTCCACAGATTTCCACAGGAGATATCCTGCGGGCAAATGTTAGGGAAGGAACAGAACTGGGCCTTGCAGCCAAGGCATATATGGACAAAGGGGAACTTGTCCCTGACCGGGTGCTTATCGGCATAATTAAAAACCGTCTGAATGAGGCAGACTGCGAAAAAGGTTTCATTCTTGACGGGTACCCCAGGACTGTCCCTCAGGCTGATGCCCTGGAAACAATCCTCGATGAAATCGAAAAACCCATTGATATAGTCCTCAACCTTGAAGTGCCTGATGAAGTGCTTGTAGGAAGAATAAGCGGACGTCTAATGTGCAAATGCGGAGCAAGCTATCACATTATTTCCAATCCACCAAAGAAGGACAATATCTGTGATATTTGCGGAGGCGAAGTCTTCCAGCGTGCTGACGATACCGCAGAAGCCGTCCAGAACCGCCTGAATGTCTACAAAAAGCAGACTCAGCCGCTTACCAACTACTACAAAGAGAAAGGCATCCTTGTCACCCTTGACGGGACAAAGGATATAGACGTGGTCTTTGAGGACCTTAAGGCAATTCTGGCAAAGTTTGCCTGA
- a CDS encoding C39 family peptidase, whose amino-acid sequence MELYDINGQKLYYEFSVYKENTLISRIDIGANKTLGSALRRIEINPKHYNVAEVMGKSIESARIKYPTGKIVSTNMVVYDYPSVGAMTIVRDKTTGIEHRIFVDAYTLEEVQDKPATETALGVWSMYEQVSKDKMDENLNDWQKSEQFTKKLEQEGNNIGIDISAPITEENIKKLSDKLNTISKVVSSPCNSTVMPTTTDASTKALLRDDSTQVILDVDTVGQEKNFYCVPATAEMIADWHGYSFTQDYIYQEMGGTNGDTTGIGPTAALSWYKLSRNEGGLGATRSYKTTSLSFTKAMSEIDYYRPFASFTSNHCRACAGYWVFYDSADDCLYINDPGSGGSVYWEAVSGSPEGLRIYVIF is encoded by the coding sequence TTGGAGCTTTATGATATAAACGGTCAAAAATTGTATTATGAATTTTCAGTATATAAAGAAAATACTCTGATAAGTAGGATTGACATTGGTGCTAATAAAACGCTGGGAAGTGCACTCCGACGCATCGAAATAAATCCTAAACACTATAACGTGGCTGAAGTCATGGGGAAGTCAATAGAATCCGCAAGAATAAAATATCCAACTGGAAAAATCGTGTCAACTAATATGGTTGTATATGACTATCCTAGCGTGGGGGCAATGACCATAGTAAGAGATAAGACTACAGGAATTGAACATCGGATATTTGTAGATGCATACACCCTTGAAGAGGTACAAGACAAACCTGCAACTGAAACCGCGCTTGGAGTTTGGTCGATGTATGAACAGGTATCGAAGGATAAAATGGACGAGAATTTAAATGACTGGCAAAAGAGTGAACAATTTACTAAAAAATTAGAACAGGAAGGAAATAATATAGGAATTGATATCAGTGCGCCAATTACTGAAGAAAATATAAAAAAACTAAGCGACAAACTAAACACCATTTCAAAAGTGGTATCATCACCATGTAACTCGACAGTAATGCCCACAACAACAGATGCCTCAACAAAAGCACTACTTAGAGATGATTCAACACAAGTAATACTTGATGTTGACACCGTTGGTCAAGAAAAAAACTTTTACTGTGTTCCGGCAACCGCTGAAATGATTGCTGACTGGCATGGCTATTCTTTTACCCAAGATTACATATACCAAGAAATGGGTGGGACAAATGGTGACACTACTGGAATTGGTCCTACTGCGGCATTATCTTGGTATAAATTATCTCGGAATGAGGGAGGATTAGGGGCAACGAGGTCATACAAAACTACTTCTTTATCTTTTACTAAAGCGATGAGTGAAATTGACTATTATAGACCTTTTGCTAGTTTCACTTCAAATCATTGTCGAGCTTGTGCTGGATATTGGGTTTTCTATGATAGTGCGGATGACTGTTTATACATTAATGATCCGGGGAGCGGGGGTAGCGTGTACTGGGAAGCTGTATCAGGTAGTCCAGAAGGTCTGCGTATATATGTGATTTTCTGA
- a CDS encoding gamma carbonic anhydrase family protein: protein MNLPNPHKQHPRVSKRAWISETAVIIGNVSVGDDVFVGPNAVLRADEPGSSITVQSGCNIQDNVVVHSLSHSDVLVGKNTSLAHSCIVHGPCRIGEGCFIGFGAVVFDCTLGKDTLVLHRAIIRGVDISSCRMIPDGTVITGQACADALGPITKDLNRFKRSVVKANIELVEGYMKLREEN from the coding sequence ATGAACCTTCCAAATCCTCATAAACAACACCCGAGAGTCAGCAAAAGGGCGTGGATATCCGAAACTGCAGTAATAATCGGAAACGTGAGTGTTGGAGACGACGTATTCGTGGGGCCAAACGCGGTTCTCAGAGCAGATGAACCCGGGTCGTCCATAACGGTTCAAAGCGGCTGCAATATACAGGACAATGTTGTCGTCCATTCCCTCTCGCATTCCGATGTGCTGGTCGGCAAAAACACTTCCCTTGCGCACAGCTGCATCGTGCACGGGCCCTGCAGGATAGGAGAAGGCTGCTTCATAGGGTTCGGGGCAGTGGTGTTTGACTGCACTCTCGGGAAGGATACGCTCGTCCTCCACAGGGCAATTATCCGGGGAGTGGACATTTCCTCATGCAGGATGATCCCTGACGGAACCGTGATCACCGGTCAGGCCTGTGCCGATGCGCTTGGACCTATCACAAAAGACCTGAACAGGTTCAAAAGGTCGGTGGTCAAAGCAAATATCGAACTTGTGGAAGGGTATATGAAACTCAGAGAGGAAAATTAA